The Primulina eburnea isolate SZY01 chromosome 6, ASM2296580v1, whole genome shotgun sequence genome contains a region encoding:
- the LOC140834934 gene encoding MMS19 nucleotide excision repair protein homolog isoform X7, which produces MADWKASRGAIVGCLALLGRKKEVGMVTDSEAKAVALSYLQNLQVQALGQHDRKLSFRLMECILDHYACAIRDLGDVLLYGICEAIDEEKDPDCLVLVFHIIESLAKLYPDPSGPLSKFAQDLFEILGSYFPIHFTHRKGEDDDNKREELSRALLLAFASTPLFEPFSMPLLLEKLSSSLPSAKVESFRYISYCTTQYGSDRMVKYAQALWASVKEATFISPQSTVSAESELTGGMGFQDNDMMTQAFVLLQEVMQQDIIFTNLVLSDKDINIFVNSLIESTDFGDISLLLRQKLHAAGHILSVCAKSSAASCDKVFESYFPLLMNALGISPAKPSQKSYLDDDHSLFKLNFGALYLCIEFLGACRCLTASFDNFTLVSDFANQTWCAMLHRFSGPLMKGFISFLGSNIVDCGHNAFVYLCVKGLQTLSTFPESFVPVSKPLYDCSLLMLVSIVTSEINKTFSWTSALKALVEIGLFIDKCPDSGRASSYKSTVVEKIVFLISSGDITTSSSLKLQAAYDIGATRKEFMVRIVQGLDEAISVHFSAAYELGNLESDKLATELLDTYSNKVLPWFLETGDSEEIPIKFALGIWANIENSRCINPRPPDNASNLLGATKTAMKKAVGSCTVEGQEMIINKSYELLLESNCFESMGFQSDNCSSKLKGLEQNHNFGSSTYRYEWLISLFASVVIALRPQTCIPNGKMTVQLFISAILNGHVSSAHALSALVNKLPSKITGINMFRSISLEEVLDMIFGSFFRTSSNGSMSGNDGHEIDFSGLKLDTLRIQSAKSNVVIGLAWIGKALLMRGHVKVKDITMTLLGLLMLDGNIEDSNQLQEWTEVCDEEYVPQLMKCAADSFHIIMSDSEECLNRRYHAVIRPLYKQRFFSSVIPILSSLVVKSESSSVRSMLYRAFAHVVSDAPLTAILSEAKKLIPILLDCLSILSMDVLDKDIIYNMLLVVSGLLTDRNGEEAVLGNAPRIINQLIDLTAYSQSMVIRETAIQCLVAMSELPHTRIYPLKTQVLQSISKALDDPKRIIRQEAVRCRSAWYVIS; this is translated from the exons ATG GCAGATTGGAAAGCATCACGTGGAGCAATTGTTGGTTGCTTGGCATTGTTAGGGAGAAAAAAAGAAGTTGGTATGGTAACTGATAGTGAAGCAAAGGCTGTGGCTCTCTCTTATCTCCAGAATCTGCAGGTGCAGGCATTGGGACAGCATGACAGGAAG CTAAGCTTCCGACTTATGGAATGTATATTAGATCATTATGCTTGTGCAATTAGGGATTTG GGAGATGTGCTTCTTTACGGAATCTGTGAAGCTATTGATGAGGAAAAAGATCCTGATTGCTTAGTGCTCGTGTTTCATATAATTGAAAGTCTCGCCAAACTATATCCCGATCCATCTGGCCCTCTATCAAAATTTGCACAGGATTTGTTCGAAATTTTGGGAAGTTACTTTCCCATCCATTTCACACAT CGGAAAGGTGAGGATGATGATAATAAGAGAGAGGAGCTTTCAAGGGCATTATTG CTGGCATTTGCTTCTACACCCCTTTTTGAACCATTCTCTATGCCCTTGCTATTAGAGAAATTGTCTTCATCTCTGCCATCAGCTAAG GTGGAGTCATTTAGGTATATAAGCTATTGCACAACACAATATGGATCAGACAGAATGGTCAAATATGCTCAAGCTCTTTGGGCTTCTGTAAAAGAAGCTACATTTATTTCACCTCAATCTACTGTTTCCGCGGAGTCTGAATTGACGGGTGGAATGGGATTTCAGGACAATGATATGATGACGCAGGCTTTTGTACTACTGCAAGAGGTTATGCAGCAAGACATTATATTTACTAACTTAGTTCTGAGTGATAAAGACATCAACATATTTGTGAACTCCCTGATTGAGTCTACGGATTTCGGTGACATTTCTTTACTTCTCAGGCAGAAATTACATGCAGCTGGTCATATTCTGTCGGTTTGTGCTAAATCCTCGGCTGCATCATGCGATAAGGTCTTCGAGAGTTATTTTCCTCTCCTCATGAATGCTTTAGGGATTTCCCCGGCTAAACCATCTCAAAAGAGCTACTTAGACGATGATCATTCTCTTTTCAAACTTAATTTTGGAGCCCTCTATCTCTGTATTGAATTTCTAGGTGCATGCAGATGTCTGACAGCATCCTTCGATAATTTCACCTTGGTTTCTGATTTTGCCAATCAGACATGGTGTGCAATGCTTCACAGATTCTCTGGGCCACTAATGAAGGGATTCATTTCTTTCTTAGGATCAAATATTGTTGACTGTGGACATAATGCCTTTGTATATCTTTGCG TGAAGGGTTTGCAAACTCTGTCCACTTTTCCGGAAAGCTTTGTCCCAGTATCCAAGCCCTTATATGACTGTAGTTTGTTGATGTTGGTATCAATTGTTACTTCTGAGATCAATAAGACATTCTCGTGGACTTCAGCTTTGAAGGCACTGGTGGAGATTGGCTTGTTTATTGATAAATGTCCAGACTCTGGGAGAGCTTCATCCTATAAGAGTACTGTTGTCGAGAAGATTGTTTTCCTGATATCTTCTGGTGATATAACTACTTCTTCATCACTTAAATTGCAAGCAGCCTATGACATAGGAGCAACAAGGAAAGAATTTATGGTCAGAATTGTTCAAGGGTTGGATGAGGCCATATCTGTCCATTTTTCTGCTGCTTAT GAACTTGGGAATCTTGAGTCCGATAAGTTGGCGACCGAGCTTCTTGATACTTACTCTAATAAGGTGCTTCCATG GTTTCTCGAAACCGGGGATTCTGAGGAAATTCCAATTAAGTTTGCGCTCGGTATCTGGGCCAACATCGAAAATAGTAGGTGTATCAACCCCAGACCTCCAGACAATGCAAGT AATCTTCTTGGTGCAACCAAGACTGCAATGAAGAAGGCTGTTGGGAGCTGTACAGTGGAAGGCCAGGAGATGATTATAAATAAATCTTATGAACTACTCCTTGAGAGCAACTGTTTTGAGTCAATGGGATTCCAATCTGACAATTGTTCCTCAAAACTGAAAGGGCTcgagcaaaatcacaattttggCTCTTCCACATATAGATATGAATGGCTCATTTCCTTATTTGCTTCAGTTGTTATAGCCCTCCGTCCTCAGACATGCATACCAAATGGAAAAATGACGGTGCAGCTATTCATCTCAGCCATCCTCAATGGCCATGTTTCATCAGCTCATGCTTTGAGTGCTTTAGTTAATAAACTGCCTTCAAAAATCACAGGAATAAATATGTTTAGAAGCATCAGCCTGGAAGAGGTCTTGGACATGATATTTGGTAGTTTCTTCAGGACTTCCAGCAATGGTAGTATGTCTGGAAATGATGGACATGAAATTGATTTCAGTGGTTTGAAACTAGATACTTTAAGGATTCAGTCAGCTAAAAGTAATGTTGTGATTGGGTTAGCATGGATTGGTAAAGCGTTACTTATGAGGGGCCATGTGAAGGTAAAAGATATAACAATGACTTTGTTAGGTTTATTAATGTTGGATGGCAACATTGAGGACTCAAACCAGTTGCAAGAATGGACTGAAGTTTGTGATGAGGAATATGTTCCTCAGCTGATGAAGTGTGCAGCAGATTCATTTCATATTATCATGAGTGATTCCGAAGAATGTTTGAATCGAAGATATCACGCAGTCATACGACCTCTCTACAAGCAGCGGTTTTTCAGTTCCGTGATACCCATTTTATCGTCCTTGGTTGTAAAATCTGAGTCATCATCTGTTAG ATCAATGCTATATCGAGCCTTTGCACATGTTGTGTCAGATGCTCCCCTGACGGCTATTCTCAGTGAAGCCAAAAAG CTGATTCCTATATTATTGGATTGCTTGTCCATCTTGAGCATGGATGTTCTGGATAAGGATATTATCTACAACATGTTACTAGTTGTATCTGGATTATTGACAGACAGAAATG GAGAAGAAGCTGTCCTTGGAAATGCACCAAGAATAATCAATCAACTTATTGATCTTACAGCGTATTCACAATCCATG GTCATTCGAGAGACAGCCATACAGTGCCTTGTTGCTATGTCGGAACTTCCCCACACGAGAATTTATCCATTGAAAACTCAG GTTTTGCAATCGATATCAAAAGCACTGGACGATCCCAAGCGAATAATTCGTCAAGAAGCTGTCAGATGTCGAAGCGCTTGGTATGTCATTTCTTAG
- the LOC140834934 gene encoding MMS19 nucleotide excision repair protein homolog isoform X8, whose translation MVTDSEAKAVALSYLQNLQVQALGQHDRKLSFRLMECILDHYACAIRDLGDVLLYGICEAIDEEKDPDCLVLVFHIIESLAKLYPDPSGPLSKFAQDLFEILGSYFPIHFTHRKGEDDDNKREELSRALLLAFASTPLFEPFSMPLLLEKLSSSLPSAKVESFRYISYCTTQYGSDRMVKYAQALWASVKEATFISPQSTVSAESELTGGMGFQDNDMMTQAFVLLQEVMQQDIIFTNLVLSDKDINIFVNSLIESTDFGDISLLLRQKLHAAGHILSVCAKSSAASCDKVFESYFPLLMNALGISPAKPSQKSYLDDDHSLFKLNFGALYLCIEFLGACRCLTASFDNFTLVSDFANQTWCAMLHRFSGPLMKGFISFLGSNIVDCGHNAFVYLCVKGLQTLSTFPESFVPVSKPLYDCSLLMLVSIVTSEINKTFSWTSALKALVEIGLFIDKCPDSGRASSYKSTVVEKIVFLISSGDITTSSSLKLQAAYDIGATRKEFMVRIVQGLDEAISVHFSAAYELGNLESDKLATELLDTYSNKVLPWFLETGDSEEIPIKFALGIWANIENSRCINPRPPDNASNLLGATKTAMKKAVGSCTVEGQEMIINKSYELLLESNCFESMGFQSDNCSSKLKGLEQNHNFGSSTYRYEWLISLFASVVIALRPQTCIPNGKMTVQLFISAILNGHVSSAHALSALVNKLPSKITGINMFRSISLEEVLDMIFGSFFRTSSNGSMSGNDGHEIDFSGLKLDTLRIQSAKSNVVIGLAWIGKALLMRGHVKVKDITMTLLGLLMLDGNIEDSNQLQEWTEVCDEEYVPQLMKCAADSFHIIMSDSEECLNRRYHAVIRPLYKQRFFSSVIPILSSLVVKSESSSVRSMLYRAFAHVVSDAPLTAILSEAKKLIPILLDCLSILSMDVLDKDIIYNMLLVVSGLLTDRNGEEAVLGNAPRIINQLIDLTAYSQSMVIRETAIQCLVAMSELPHTRIYPLKTQVLQSISKALDDPKRIIRQEAVRCRSAWASV comes from the exons ATGGTAACTGATAGTGAAGCAAAGGCTGTGGCTCTCTCTTATCTCCAGAATCTGCAGGTGCAGGCATTGGGACAGCATGACAGGAAG CTAAGCTTCCGACTTATGGAATGTATATTAGATCATTATGCTTGTGCAATTAGGGATTTG GGAGATGTGCTTCTTTACGGAATCTGTGAAGCTATTGATGAGGAAAAAGATCCTGATTGCTTAGTGCTCGTGTTTCATATAATTGAAAGTCTCGCCAAACTATATCCCGATCCATCTGGCCCTCTATCAAAATTTGCACAGGATTTGTTCGAAATTTTGGGAAGTTACTTTCCCATCCATTTCACACAT CGGAAAGGTGAGGATGATGATAATAAGAGAGAGGAGCTTTCAAGGGCATTATTG CTGGCATTTGCTTCTACACCCCTTTTTGAACCATTCTCTATGCCCTTGCTATTAGAGAAATTGTCTTCATCTCTGCCATCAGCTAAG GTGGAGTCATTTAGGTATATAAGCTATTGCACAACACAATATGGATCAGACAGAATGGTCAAATATGCTCAAGCTCTTTGGGCTTCTGTAAAAGAAGCTACATTTATTTCACCTCAATCTACTGTTTCCGCGGAGTCTGAATTGACGGGTGGAATGGGATTTCAGGACAATGATATGATGACGCAGGCTTTTGTACTACTGCAAGAGGTTATGCAGCAAGACATTATATTTACTAACTTAGTTCTGAGTGATAAAGACATCAACATATTTGTGAACTCCCTGATTGAGTCTACGGATTTCGGTGACATTTCTTTACTTCTCAGGCAGAAATTACATGCAGCTGGTCATATTCTGTCGGTTTGTGCTAAATCCTCGGCTGCATCATGCGATAAGGTCTTCGAGAGTTATTTTCCTCTCCTCATGAATGCTTTAGGGATTTCCCCGGCTAAACCATCTCAAAAGAGCTACTTAGACGATGATCATTCTCTTTTCAAACTTAATTTTGGAGCCCTCTATCTCTGTATTGAATTTCTAGGTGCATGCAGATGTCTGACAGCATCCTTCGATAATTTCACCTTGGTTTCTGATTTTGCCAATCAGACATGGTGTGCAATGCTTCACAGATTCTCTGGGCCACTAATGAAGGGATTCATTTCTTTCTTAGGATCAAATATTGTTGACTGTGGACATAATGCCTTTGTATATCTTTGCG TGAAGGGTTTGCAAACTCTGTCCACTTTTCCGGAAAGCTTTGTCCCAGTATCCAAGCCCTTATATGACTGTAGTTTGTTGATGTTGGTATCAATTGTTACTTCTGAGATCAATAAGACATTCTCGTGGACTTCAGCTTTGAAGGCACTGGTGGAGATTGGCTTGTTTATTGATAAATGTCCAGACTCTGGGAGAGCTTCATCCTATAAGAGTACTGTTGTCGAGAAGATTGTTTTCCTGATATCTTCTGGTGATATAACTACTTCTTCATCACTTAAATTGCAAGCAGCCTATGACATAGGAGCAACAAGGAAAGAATTTATGGTCAGAATTGTTCAAGGGTTGGATGAGGCCATATCTGTCCATTTTTCTGCTGCTTAT GAACTTGGGAATCTTGAGTCCGATAAGTTGGCGACCGAGCTTCTTGATACTTACTCTAATAAGGTGCTTCCATG GTTTCTCGAAACCGGGGATTCTGAGGAAATTCCAATTAAGTTTGCGCTCGGTATCTGGGCCAACATCGAAAATAGTAGGTGTATCAACCCCAGACCTCCAGACAATGCAAGT AATCTTCTTGGTGCAACCAAGACTGCAATGAAGAAGGCTGTTGGGAGCTGTACAGTGGAAGGCCAGGAGATGATTATAAATAAATCTTATGAACTACTCCTTGAGAGCAACTGTTTTGAGTCAATGGGATTCCAATCTGACAATTGTTCCTCAAAACTGAAAGGGCTcgagcaaaatcacaattttggCTCTTCCACATATAGATATGAATGGCTCATTTCCTTATTTGCTTCAGTTGTTATAGCCCTCCGTCCTCAGACATGCATACCAAATGGAAAAATGACGGTGCAGCTATTCATCTCAGCCATCCTCAATGGCCATGTTTCATCAGCTCATGCTTTGAGTGCTTTAGTTAATAAACTGCCTTCAAAAATCACAGGAATAAATATGTTTAGAAGCATCAGCCTGGAAGAGGTCTTGGACATGATATTTGGTAGTTTCTTCAGGACTTCCAGCAATGGTAGTATGTCTGGAAATGATGGACATGAAATTGATTTCAGTGGTTTGAAACTAGATACTTTAAGGATTCAGTCAGCTAAAAGTAATGTTGTGATTGGGTTAGCATGGATTGGTAAAGCGTTACTTATGAGGGGCCATGTGAAGGTAAAAGATATAACAATGACTTTGTTAGGTTTATTAATGTTGGATGGCAACATTGAGGACTCAAACCAGTTGCAAGAATGGACTGAAGTTTGTGATGAGGAATATGTTCCTCAGCTGATGAAGTGTGCAGCAGATTCATTTCATATTATCATGAGTGATTCCGAAGAATGTTTGAATCGAAGATATCACGCAGTCATACGACCTCTCTACAAGCAGCGGTTTTTCAGTTCCGTGATACCCATTTTATCGTCCTTGGTTGTAAAATCTGAGTCATCATCTGTTAG ATCAATGCTATATCGAGCCTTTGCACATGTTGTGTCAGATGCTCCCCTGACGGCTATTCTCAGTGAAGCCAAAAAG CTGATTCCTATATTATTGGATTGCTTGTCCATCTTGAGCATGGATGTTCTGGATAAGGATATTATCTACAACATGTTACTAGTTGTATCTGGATTATTGACAGACAGAAATG GAGAAGAAGCTGTCCTTGGAAATGCACCAAGAATAATCAATCAACTTATTGATCTTACAGCGTATTCACAATCCATG GTCATTCGAGAGACAGCCATACAGTGCCTTGTTGCTATGTCGGAACTTCCCCACACGAGAATTTATCCATTGAAAACTCAG GTTTTGCAATCGATATCAAAAGCACTGGACGATCCCAAGCGAATAATTCGTCAAGAAGCTGTCAGATGTCGAAGCGCTTG GGCCTCAGTATAA